One window from the genome of Alnus glutinosa chromosome 13, dhAlnGlut1.1, whole genome shotgun sequence encodes:
- the LOC133854428 gene encoding two-component response regulator-like APRR2 isoform X2, whose protein sequence is MKCIALGAIEFLQKPLSEDKLRNIWQHVVHKAFNTKSSFLSESLKPVKESVVSMLQLKLENGEPDNKIPVETENVSLVHENDQHSVGSDKYPAPSTPQLKQGARLLDDGDCQDQTNCSTEKESGEQDGESKSVETTCGDSIAEGTLQEGKPQIPGKSLIKEEEDSADGFKSERKASPPRHNRESNSSIDGGGGLEIKPSVDNSSGARANRKKMKVDWTSELHKKFVHAVEQLGVDQAIPSRILELMKVEGLTRHNVASHLQKYRLHKRHILPKEDERRWPHARDLMQRSYYPHRPIMAFPSYHSNHTLSPAPIYPMWGGPHGGQPARVQMWGSPGYPAWQPTDNWHWKPYLGMPAEAWGCPVMTTPHSPYPSYHQNNTSGFHHAGAVDNNSHGIPHNSFDLHPAEEVIDKVVKEAISSPWLPLPLGLKPPSTESVLTELSRQGISSIPLHINGSQPH, encoded by the exons ATGAAGTGCATAGCG CTTGGTGCAATTGAGTTTCTGCAAAAGCCGCTCTCAGAGGACAAACTCAGGAATATTTGGCAGCATGTGGTTCACAAG GCATTCAATACCAAGAGTAGTTTCCTGTCTGAATCACTAAAGCCTGTCAAAGAGTCCGTGGTGTCCATGCTGCAGCTAAAACTGGAAAATGGAGAACCTGACAATAAAATACCAGTTGAAACAGAAAATGTGTCTCTTGTTCATGAAAATGACCAGCACTCGGTAGGAAGTGATAAGTACCCTGCTCCTTCTACCCCACAATTGAAACAGGGAGCACGGTTACTTGATGATGGGGATTGCCAAGATCAAACTAACTGctcaacagaaaaagaaagcgGTGAGCAAGATGGGGAATCGAAATCTGTCGAAACTACTTGTGGTGATTCAATTGCTGAAGGTACTCTTCAGGAGGGCAAACCTCAAATACCAGGAAAGAGTCTGATCAAAGAGGAAGAGGATTCTGCTGATGGTTTTAAAAGTGAGCGAAAGGCGTCTCCTCCCCGGCATAATAGAGAAAGTAACAGCAGtattgatggtggtggtggtctTGAAATTAAACCATCTGTAGATAATTCTAGTGGGGCTAGAGCTAATCGGAAGAAGATGAAG GTAGACTGGACATCAGAACTGCACAAGAAGTTTGTGCATGCAGTTGAACAACTAGGTGTTGATCAAGCCATTCCTTCTCGGATACTAGAGCTTATGAAAGTGGAAGGTTTAACGAGGCATAATGTAGCAAGCCATCTCCAG AAATACAGATTGCACAAGAGACACATCTTGCCCAAGGAAGATGAACGGAGATGGCCGCACGCAAGAGATCTAATGCAAAGGAGTTATTATCCACATCGACCGATCATGGCCTTCCCCTCGTATCATTCTAACCACACCCTCTCCCCGGCTCCGATTTATCCTATGTGGGGGGGCCCGCACGGCGGTCAACCAGCCAGAGTCCAGATGTGGGGCTCGCCTGGCTATCCTGCATGGCAACCAACAGATAATTGGCATTGGAAGCCTTATCTTGGG ATGCCTGCTGAGGCTTGGGGCTGCCCTGTGATGACAACTCCACATAGTCCTTATCCTTCCTACCACCAA AATAATACTTCAGGATTTCACCACGCTGGTGCAGTTGATAATAATAGCCACGGCATCCCACACAATTCTTTTGACCTTCATCCG GCAGAGGAGGTAATTGACAAGGTTGTTAAAGAGGCAATTAGCAGCCCATGGCTGCCCTTGCCCTTGGGCCTGAAGCCTCCCTCCACTGAGAGTGTACTAACTGAGCTCTCCAGGCAAGGCATCTCCAGCATCCCCCTTCACATCAACGGCTCTCAACCTCACTGA
- the LOC133854428 gene encoding two-component response regulator-like APRR2 isoform X1 produces MVCTANDLQEWKDFPKGLRVLLLDGDSSSAAEMRSKLEGMDYNVSTFCNENEALTAILDKPGSFHVAIVEVGPNDSHGSFKFLETAKDLPTIMTSNIHCLSTVMKCIALGAIEFLQKPLSEDKLRNIWQHVVHKAFNTKSSFLSESLKPVKESVVSMLQLKLENGEPDNKIPVETENVSLVHENDQHSVGSDKYPAPSTPQLKQGARLLDDGDCQDQTNCSTEKESGEQDGESKSVETTCGDSIAEGTLQEGKPQIPGKSLIKEEEDSADGFKSERKASPPRHNRESNSSIDGGGGLEIKPSVDNSSGARANRKKMKVDWTSELHKKFVHAVEQLGVDQAIPSRILELMKVEGLTRHNVASHLQKYRLHKRHILPKEDERRWPHARDLMQRSYYPHRPIMAFPSYHSNHTLSPAPIYPMWGGPHGGQPARVQMWGSPGYPAWQPTDNWHWKPYLGMPAEAWGCPVMTTPHSPYPSYHQNNTSGFHHAGAVDNNSHGIPHNSFDLHPAEEVIDKVVKEAISSPWLPLPLGLKPPSTESVLTELSRQGISSIPLHINGSQPH; encoded by the exons ATGGTTTGCACTGCTAATGATTTACAGGAGTGGAAAGACTTCCCCAAGGGGCTTAGGGTGCTTCTCCTTGATGGAGACAGCAGTTCTGCTGCAGAGATGAGATCAAAGCTTGAGGGAATGGATTATAATG TTTCTACATTCTGCAATGAGAATGAAGCTTTGACAGCAATTTTAGACAAGCCTGGAAGCTTTCATGTTGCTATTGTAGAG GTAGGTCCAAACGACAGTCATGGAAGCTTCAAGTTTCTTGAAACTGCTAAGGACTTGCCAACCATTA TGACCTCAAACATTCATTGCCTGAGCACCGTGATGAAGTGCATAGCG CTTGGTGCAATTGAGTTTCTGCAAAAGCCGCTCTCAGAGGACAAACTCAGGAATATTTGGCAGCATGTGGTTCACAAG GCATTCAATACCAAGAGTAGTTTCCTGTCTGAATCACTAAAGCCTGTCAAAGAGTCCGTGGTGTCCATGCTGCAGCTAAAACTGGAAAATGGAGAACCTGACAATAAAATACCAGTTGAAACAGAAAATGTGTCTCTTGTTCATGAAAATGACCAGCACTCGGTAGGAAGTGATAAGTACCCTGCTCCTTCTACCCCACAATTGAAACAGGGAGCACGGTTACTTGATGATGGGGATTGCCAAGATCAAACTAACTGctcaacagaaaaagaaagcgGTGAGCAAGATGGGGAATCGAAATCTGTCGAAACTACTTGTGGTGATTCAATTGCTGAAGGTACTCTTCAGGAGGGCAAACCTCAAATACCAGGAAAGAGTCTGATCAAAGAGGAAGAGGATTCTGCTGATGGTTTTAAAAGTGAGCGAAAGGCGTCTCCTCCCCGGCATAATAGAGAAAGTAACAGCAGtattgatggtggtggtggtctTGAAATTAAACCATCTGTAGATAATTCTAGTGGGGCTAGAGCTAATCGGAAGAAGATGAAG GTAGACTGGACATCAGAACTGCACAAGAAGTTTGTGCATGCAGTTGAACAACTAGGTGTTGATCAAGCCATTCCTTCTCGGATACTAGAGCTTATGAAAGTGGAAGGTTTAACGAGGCATAATGTAGCAAGCCATCTCCAG AAATACAGATTGCACAAGAGACACATCTTGCCCAAGGAAGATGAACGGAGATGGCCGCACGCAAGAGATCTAATGCAAAGGAGTTATTATCCACATCGACCGATCATGGCCTTCCCCTCGTATCATTCTAACCACACCCTCTCCCCGGCTCCGATTTATCCTATGTGGGGGGGCCCGCACGGCGGTCAACCAGCCAGAGTCCAGATGTGGGGCTCGCCTGGCTATCCTGCATGGCAACCAACAGATAATTGGCATTGGAAGCCTTATCTTGGG ATGCCTGCTGAGGCTTGGGGCTGCCCTGTGATGACAACTCCACATAGTCCTTATCCTTCCTACCACCAA AATAATACTTCAGGATTTCACCACGCTGGTGCAGTTGATAATAATAGCCACGGCATCCCACACAATTCTTTTGACCTTCATCCG GCAGAGGAGGTAATTGACAAGGTTGTTAAAGAGGCAATTAGCAGCCCATGGCTGCCCTTGCCCTTGGGCCTGAAGCCTCCCTCCACTGAGAGTGTACTAACTGAGCTCTCCAGGCAAGGCATCTCCAGCATCCCCCTTCACATCAACGGCTCTCAACCTCACTGA